The window GGGTAAAGGTAATTGTAGAAGCTCTCCTTATAGCAGAACGCACAGAATGGATACAAGCCCAACCCTACGAAAGAGGAGAGAAAAGAAATGGTTACCGGAATGGGAAATACAAAAGAGCACTTATGACCAAATTTGGTCCTATCCCTGACCTTGCTGTCCCTCGTGTTAGAAAAGGAGGAATGGAATTTAAGGTG of the bacterium genome contains:
- a CDS encoding transposase codes for the protein MSMKEARKKIWEEIERRMIYGVKVIVEALLIAERTEWIQAQPYERGEKRNGYRNGKYKRALMTKFGPIPDLAVPRVRKGGMEFKV